The Camelina sativa cultivar DH55 chromosome 14, Cs, whole genome shotgun sequence genome includes a window with the following:
- the LOC109128749 gene encoding LOW QUALITY PROTEIN: probable F-box protein At1g53815 (The sequence of the model RefSeq protein was modified relative to this genomic sequence to represent the inferred CDS: inserted 1 base in 1 codon; deleted 1 base in 1 codon), producing MNRRIRYSSTSGEETDYFGRIPFDLXNILSRLPVKSLGRCRCVSKLWSSRIRFPNYNQLFPIKSTAPPRILFTIEYKGDMYFYSSPQPHNPDQNTSLVATLHHRTRDTKFYDICGPVCGLVCRQYNSVGVIVNPITGESLKLPKLSLEEGAKSEWLFGKAKYSFGYDPIEKQSKVLCITWLPSSSGSQNLSDEYQVLTLGSGSKNLLWRKIQCCKNSFFF from the exons ATGAATCGACGGATCCGTTATTCTTCAACCTCTGGAGAAGAAACAGATTACTTTGGTCGGATCCCTTTTGATC TTAATATCTTGTCGAGATTGCCGGTGAAGTCTTTAGGTCGATGTCGATGCGTATCGAAGCTCTGGTCGTCCCGAATTCGCTTTCCAAATTACAACCAGTTGTTCCCGATCAAGTCCACTGCTCCACCGCGGATCCTTTTCACCATCGAGTATAAAGGAGATATGTACTTTTACTCTTCACCTCAGCCTCACAATCCGGATCAGAACACGTCTCTTGTAGCCACCCTTCATCACAGGACTCGCGACACAAAGTTCTACGATATATGTGGTCCTGTCTGCGGACTGGTGTGTCGTCAGTATAATTCAGTGGGGGTGATCGTTAATCCCATCACAGGTGAGTCTTTAAAGTTGCCCAAACTGAGTTTGGAGGAAGGTGCTAAGTCAGAGTGGCTATTCGGTAAAGCAAAATATTCTTTTGGGTAT GATCCAATCGAGAAACAGTCTAAGGTATTGTGTATCACCTGGTTGCCTAGTAGTAGTGGCTCACAGAACTTGTCCGATGAGTATCAAGTTCTCACATTAGGGTCTGGAAGCAAAAATCTCTTGTGGAGAAAGATCCAATGTTgcaaaaattcattttttttttaa